The DNA segment CCGAAGCGCGCGGCCTCCAGCCGGCGCCCGACCTCGGGGCCCGCCCCGATTCCGAGCCACGTTCGGAGGTCGTTGCCGTCGACGGGCGCATCCGCGCGTGCGGTGCGCCGGGCGGCGCGCCGGAGCTCCGCGGCCCGGGACCGCTCGGCCCGCGTCGCCGCCGCGGCGTCGGCGAGGCGCAGCAGGGAGGAGAGCGCGTCGCGGTGGGCGAAGAGAACGCGGTCCGCCGCGGCGCCGGAGAACGCCGCGTCGAGGAAACGCCGCCGACGCGCGGTTTCGCGGATCTCCGCCCGCGAGAACTTGAGGCGCCGGAGCGTGTCCGTGGAGGAAGACGAAGCGACCCCCCCGGCGCGGAGCAGGATCGCGAGGCGGCCGGCGCCGGTCTCGAGCGCGGTCTCTCCGCGGCGGGCCGGAGGGAGCCGCCCGGCGGCGCGGCGCGCGGCGCGCGACGGCGGAATCCCGAGTGTCGCGCCGAGCACGCCGTCGGCGAGCGCCCAGCCGATCGCCCGGGCCGCTTTCCCGGCGAGGAGCCGGGCGAGCTCGTCGTGCAGGCGCTCCGGCGCGGCCCGCCGGACGAGGCGCGCATGGCGCGCGAGCCGCCGGCGCGTGTCGGGGACGATCGTCCAGCCCCGCGTCGCCGCGAGCCGGTACGCGCGGAGCACGCGCAGCGGGTCGCTCTCGAGATTGGCGTCGGAAATCGAGCGAATCCGGCCGGCGCGAAGGTCCACGGCGCCTCCGAACGGGTCGACCAGGCGGCGCCCGCCGACCTCCCGGGCGATCGCGTTGACGGTGAAATCGCGGCGCGCGAGATCGTCTTCGATCGTGCCGCCGCGCTCGAAGCGGGCGACGTCGACGATCGAGTCGCCGCGCGCGACGCGCCAGACCGGGAGCGCCGCACCGGGAGGGGAGAGGGCGAAGGCCGTGCCCAGCCCGTCGGCGGAGAGCTCCCGTGCGAGGCGTTCCTCGCCGCTCGCGACGGCGACGTCGACGTCGGCGACCGGGCGGCCGAGGAGAGCGTCGCGGACCGTCCCGCCCACGAGGTACCCGGTCGTTCCCGTCCGGTCCATCGCCCGACGAAGGACCCGCTCGATCGTTCGAAGACGCATTCGGCGGAGAGGGTACAATGGTTCCAATGACATCGGCCTCCGAAAACCCTTTTCTGTCGCGCGAGGGCGTCGAGCGTCTTGCTCGGCTCGCGCGGCTGAGGCTCGATCCGGCGGAGGCGGCCGCGCTCGCCCCGAAGCTCGGGCACATCCTCGAGCACATCGAGCGGATCGCCGAGATACCGGACGCCGATCTCCCGGAGCCGGAGCCTTCCCCCGCGACGACCCTCCGCGCCGATCAGCCCGTCCCCGGGGCCGGCCGTGCGGAGCTCTCCCGCAACGCCGCGGTGACGTCGCACGGGCTGGTCCCGGTGCCCCGCGTGGTCGACGCGAGTCGATGACCGCGCGGCCGCGCGGAGAGACGAGGCGCCGCCGGCGCGGATCGGGGCGTTCGGGGGCCCGGCGATGAGCGCGATCCGAGAGATCGTCTCCGCAGTGACGTCGGGCGCGACGAGCGCCGAACGCACGGCCCTCCAGGCG comes from the Thermoanaerobaculia bacterium genome and includes:
- the gatC gene encoding Asp-tRNA(Asn)/Glu-tRNA(Gln) amidotransferase subunit GatC, whose product is MTSASENPFLSREGVERLARLARLRLDPAEAAALAPKLGHILEHIERIAEIPDADLPEPEPSPATTLRADQPVPGAGRAELSRNAAVTSHGLVPVPRVVDASR